In the Planktothrix serta PCC 8927 genome, one interval contains:
- a CDS encoding cation:proton antiporter domain-containing protein codes for MPEDFRLIVDLVLVLVAATVGGLLASLIRQPAILGYLIGGMIVGPSGLGLIKELVQVETLAQFGVAFLLFALGVEFSLAELKKVQAISLGGGGLQIVFTVLITALATGILGWDTSPIQGIFLGAILSLSSTAVVLKCLMERNEMATPQGQVMLGILVVQDLALGLMLAVLPALNQPQGGVIFEAVGRSLLLIGLFALGAIIAGIWVIPRLLRFLAKTESRELFLLGVVALCLGIALLTEHLGFSIEMGAFVAGLMISEVEYADQTLTYVEPIRDIFAALFFVAVGMLIDPVFLWQHLELIIGLMLLIVAGKTLIIIPIVKLFGYSWRTSIITGLGLAQIGEFSFVLASAGQSLGLVSRRIYLLIVGTTALTLIITPFILQFAPKLLDWMEEKWDLSNLLENSRKITDIAENFPQQNHIIVCGYGRVGRNLVRLLQSHNYSVVVIDQSEQAVQELRNNNIPYLYGNAASLHVLETAGVDRAISMAIAIPDPMSTRLCLKRSLEFSPNLDVIVIADRDKDIELLYQLGAKEVVQPEFEASLELSTHLLTRMGLTGDKIQQEMQKIRQSQYSDFRPKKSPQEVARDLQQATQEMNSKWYALPPSSPLTGMTLEESNIRPMTGISVMAIRRSTGEEIDYPDGQARLEKDDKLLVVGETAALTTLDQLAKGEVTIPAESISCQWLNIPENSPVIGKPLSKLDLASRFRVQVQALRRDDKFHRWPSRNLDLEAGDRLLLCGSFHDLNQARREMIPINLPSLKALKEKEKEKEIDEDLTLKN; via the coding sequence GTGCCAGAAGACTTTCGCTTAATTGTAGATTTAGTCCTTGTCCTTGTCGCTGCAACCGTCGGAGGACTTTTAGCATCGTTAATCCGACAACCCGCGATTCTGGGTTATTTGATTGGGGGAATGATTGTTGGCCCCAGTGGATTAGGCTTGATCAAAGAATTAGTTCAAGTGGAAACCCTGGCTCAATTTGGAGTAGCCTTTCTTCTATTTGCCTTGGGGGTAGAATTTTCCTTGGCGGAGTTGAAAAAAGTCCAGGCAATTAGTTTAGGAGGAGGAGGGTTACAAATTGTCTTTACGGTATTAATTACCGCCCTCGCAACAGGAATTTTAGGTTGGGATACTTCTCCGATTCAAGGCATCTTTTTAGGGGCAATTTTATCCCTATCTTCAACGGCCGTTGTCCTGAAATGTTTGATGGAACGCAATGAAATGGCGACCCCTCAAGGACAGGTAATGCTAGGGATTTTAGTCGTACAGGATTTAGCATTAGGGTTAATGTTAGCAGTGTTACCTGCTTTAAATCAACCCCAAGGAGGCGTGATTTTTGAAGCGGTGGGGCGATCGCTTTTATTAATTGGATTATTTGCATTAGGGGCAATTATTGCGGGGATTTGGGTGATTCCTCGGTTATTACGATTTTTAGCTAAAACCGAAAGTCGAGAACTATTTTTATTAGGGGTTGTGGCGTTATGTTTAGGAATTGCGCTGTTAACAGAACATTTAGGATTTTCGATTGAAATGGGGGCTTTTGTTGCCGGGTTAATGATTTCTGAGGTAGAATATGCCGATCAAACCTTAACTTATGTTGAACCTATTCGTGATATTTTTGCCGCTTTATTTTTTGTCGCGGTGGGAATGCTAATTGATCCGGTATTTCTTTGGCAACATTTAGAACTGATTATCGGATTAATGTTGCTAATTGTCGCCGGAAAAACCTTAATTATTATTCCGATTGTTAAATTATTTGGCTATTCTTGGAGAACGTCTATTATCACCGGATTAGGATTAGCTCAAATTGGAGAATTTTCGTTTGTTTTAGCCAGTGCTGGACAAAGTTTAGGGTTAGTTTCCCGACGGATTTATTTATTAATTGTGGGAACAACAGCCCTCACCTTAATTATTACCCCGTTTATTTTACAATTTGCTCCTAAATTGTTAGATTGGATGGAGGAAAAATGGGACTTATCTAATCTTTTAGAAAACAGTCGAAAAATTACGGATATTGCTGAAAATTTTCCCCAACAAAATCATATTATTGTTTGTGGGTATGGACGAGTTGGGCGCAATTTAGTTCGACTTTTACAAAGTCATAATTATTCCGTTGTCGTGATTGATCAATCGGAACAAGCTGTACAAGAATTAAGAAATAATAACATTCCTTATTTATATGGAAATGCGGCAAGTTTGCACGTTTTAGAAACCGCAGGGGTGGATCGGGCTATCTCAATGGCGATCGCTATTCCTGACCCAATGAGTACCCGATTATGCTTAAAGCGATCGTTAGAATTTTCGCCTAATTTAGATGTAATTGTGATCGCGGATCGGGATAAGGATATTGAACTTCTGTATCAATTGGGTGCAAAAGAAGTGGTACAACCTGAATTTGAAGCGAGTTTAGAATTATCAACTCATTTATTAACAAGAATGGGTTTAACTGGAGATAAAATTCAACAGGAAATGCAAAAAATTCGTCAAAGTCAGTATTCAGATTTTCGCCCTAAAAAATCCCCTCAAGAAGTGGCGCGAGATTTACAGCAAGCAACTCAAGAAATGAATAGTAAATGGTATGCGTTACCTCCGAGTTCTCCCTTAACGGGAATGACTTTGGAAGAAAGTAATATTCGTCCGATGACGGGAATTAGTGTGATGGCAATTCGACGTTCTACGGGGGAAGAAATTGATTATCCTGATGGTCAAGCGCGTTTAGAAAAAGATGATAAATTATTAGTTGTGGGGGAAACAGCCGCCTTAACAACGTTAGATCAATTGGCGAAAGGAGAGGTTACAATTCCGGCGGAAAGTATTTCTTGTCAGTGGTTAAATATTCCTGAAAATAGCCCGGTGATCGGTAAACCGTTATCGAAATTAGATTTAGCGAGTCGGTTTAGGGTACAAGTTCAAGCCTTACGTCGAGACGATAAATTTCATCGCTGGCCGAGTCGAAATTTGGATTTAGAAGCAGGCGATCGCTTATTACTTTGTGGGAGTTTTCATGATTTAAACCAAGCCAGACGAGAAATGATTCCGATTAATCTTCCTTCCCTCAAAGCTCTAAAAGAAAAAGAAAAAGAGAAAGAAATAGATGAAGATTTAACTCTTAAAAATTAA
- a CDS encoding ABC transporter ATP-binding protein, producing the protein MNSAVELLNVSKLFKGLNSKEFLAVNQLNLEIKTGEFFSLLGPSGCGKTTTLRMIAGFELPTSGEILIHQQPMKNRPPFYRPVNTVFQNYALFPHLTVAENVAFGLEMENVSRPQIKSRVTDALSLVKLTDFQTRYPRQLSGGQQQRVALARALVKQPKVLLFDEPLGALDLKLRKEMQLELKKMQKQLGITFIYVTHDQEEALTMSDRIGVMNHGELLQVGTPLEIYEYPQTKFVADFIGETNFLTGRVTQIQGQQITVLVDEQLSIHLTTSQPVIEGQIINLIIRPEKATLYANTDQNRGDYQNVEAWKGIIEESIYLGTDTRYAVRLTDQTLIMIRWQNWHRDDLQRFTLGDQVKVVVPPNSINIISN; encoded by the coding sequence GCTGTTAACCAATTGAATTTAGAAATCAAAACCGGAGAATTTTTCTCCTTATTAGGGCCATCAGGTTGTGGAAAAACAACAACATTAAGAATGATTGCTGGATTTGAACTTCCCACTTCTGGGGAAATTTTAATTCATCAACAACCGATGAAAAATCGTCCCCCTTTTTATCGTCCAGTCAATACCGTTTTTCAAAATTATGCCTTATTTCCCCATTTAACTGTTGCGGAAAATGTTGCTTTTGGACTGGAAATGGAAAATGTGTCTCGTCCCCAAATTAAGAGCCGAGTTACAGACGCATTATCTTTAGTTAAATTAACCGATTTTCAAACTCGTTATCCCCGTCAACTTTCCGGTGGACAGCAACAACGGGTGGCGTTAGCGAGAGCATTAGTTAAACAGCCAAAGGTGTTATTATTTGATGAACCCTTGGGTGCTTTAGATTTAAAACTGCGAAAAGAAATGCAGTTAGAACTTAAAAAAATGCAGAAACAATTAGGCATTACTTTTATTTATGTAACCCATGATCAAGAAGAAGCGTTAACCATGTCTGATCGAATTGGGGTCATGAATCATGGAGAATTATTACAAGTAGGAACCCCCCTAGAAATTTATGAATATCCTCAGACTAAATTTGTTGCAGATTTCATTGGAGAAACTAACTTTTTGACGGGACGAGTTACCCAAATCCAAGGACAACAAATCACGGTTTTAGTAGATGAACAACTTTCTATTCATCTAACAACTTCTCAACCTGTTATAGAAGGACAAATAATCAATTTAATCATCCGTCCAGAAAAAGCCACTCTCTATGCTAATACTGATCAAAATAGGGGAGATTATCAAAATGTAGAAGCTTGGAAAGGAATCATTGAAGAATCAATTTATCTGGGAACAGATACCCGTTATGCTGTGCGTTTAACTGATCAAACTTTAATCATGATTCGCTGGCAAAATTGGCATCGAGATGATCTACAACGTTTTACCCTTGGTGATCAGGTTAAAGTAGTTGTCCCACCCAATAGTATTAATATTATTAGTAATTAA